A stretch of Plasmodium chabaudi chabaudi strain AS genome assembly, chromosome: 14 DNA encodes these proteins:
- a CDS encoding fam-c protein has protein sequence MNKRIFSLVCIVLYALLVVSIHCSEQKISAVGNKKVRGTKEINKRNEKDGIESKCKTQLKNNNPKDDKYNNNNDYNDFFRITRSTGEAITMLHLKRMYRS, from the exons atgaataaaaggATATTTAGTTTAGTTTGTATCGTTTTATATGCCCTTTTGGTTGTATCAATACATTGCTCTGAACAGAAA ATATCTGCTgtaggaaataaaaaagttcGTGGTAccaaagaaataaataaaaggaaCGAAAAGGATGGTATAGAATCTAAATGCAAAACCCAATTAAAGAATAACAACCCTAAAGATGataaatacaataataacaatgattacaatgatttttttcgtaTAACGAGATCAACGGGGGAAGCAATCACCATGCTTCACTTGAAAAGGATGTATAGAAGTTAA
- a CDS encoding fam-a protein, protein MNKGYIKIALALLSVAGYMQNVAFAIESAATTNSSNEENSVHLNLRYRQQESSDPQEARQAENVMVEALNRAKKHVEHTDDYKFYCEENGAILHFKPFRYTTIGKLEFTIPNANNYDDIVNMLWDSDTENNSTNLLYNGKIVRRYNKNLAIIQQYYQGPGGSSYYNAVLNKVELSENETAIVIVSPDVKDNNPSGFVHYKNPIVTSANSFKPVINSERGVRMGMLHKTYINLMTLFIKKEEDDVKMTLIGSIEHAHVPDTSNPRKTLMDITALALLNITKLKNAVKRE, encoded by the exons atgaataaaggATACATTAAGATTGCTTTGGCACTTTTAAGTGTCGCAGGATATATGCAAAATGTAGCATTTGCAATAGAATCTGCTGCAACCACTAATTc TtcaaatgaagaaaatagcGTGCATCTAAATTTAAGATATAGGCAACAAGAATCTTCTGACCCTCAAGAAGCTAGACAAGCAGAAAATGTTATGGTCGAAGCTTTAAATCGTGCAAAAAAACATGTCGAACATACAGATGATTACAAGTTCTATTGTGAGGAAAATGGAGCAATTCTACATTTTAAGCCATTCAGATATACTACAATTGGAAAGCTTGAATTTACAATCCCCAACGCCAATAAT TATGATGATATAGTAAATATGTTATGGGATTCCGATACCGAAAATAACTCCACCAATCTTTTATATAACG gaaAAATTGTTCGAAGgtacaataaaaatttagcTATTATACAACAGTATTACCAAGGCCCTGGAGGGAGTTCATACTATAATGCAGTACTCAACAAAGTTGAA cTATCAGAAAACGAAACTGCAATAGTCATAGTTTCACCAGATGTGAAGGATAATAACCCATCAGGCTTTGtacattataaaaatccTATCGTAACAAGTGCAAACTCATTCAAACCTGTTATTAATTCTGAAAGAGGAGTTAGAATGGGAATGTTACACAAAACGTATATTAACTTAATGACGcttttcattaaaaaggAAGAAGATGACGTTAAAATGACCCTTATTGGCTCT ATTGAACATGCTCATGTTCCCGATACCTCTAACCCAAGAAAAACTCTTATGGATATAACAGCCCTTGCATTGTTAAATATTACCAAACTAAAAAATGCTGTTAAAAGGGAATAA
- a CDS encoding erythrocyte membrane antigen 1, which produces MKAISLGLIFSIIFSIVLAKNGSDSNSTTGCFSFLKKKTKKSHKTTDEPVKVKGKGVYDPDLPDFKFIDEFDTMLMEIYKENQTELEEPVTSETDDNIVDKVDGFLRRENESKKKGWYIRPYEYEYEDMINEQLDMAYWNAISYLKNGKNNEEEIRRITDLHNFLKAFNKMQAKTKKIEKIEMMTKVRIK; this is translated from the exons ATGAAGGCAATATCATTAGGCCTTATTTTCTCAATAATATTTAGTATAGTTTTAGCAAAAAACGGCTCGGATTCAAATTCAACCACGGGTTGT TTTTcattcttaaaaaaaaaaacaaaaaaaagccATAAAACGACAGATGAACCAGTTAAAGTTAAAGGTAAAGGAGTGTATGACCCTGACCTTCCAGATTTTAAGTTTATAGATGAATTCGATACAATGTTAATGGAAATCTACAAAGAGAATCAAACTGAATTAGAAGAACCAGTTACCTCAGAAACTGATGATAATATCGTTGATAAAGTGGACGGATTTTTAAGAAGAGAAAATGAGTCCAAGAAAAAAGGATGGTATATTCGACCATATGAATACGAGTATGAAGATATGATAAATGAACAATTAGATATGGCATATTGGAATGCTATATCATATCtcaaaaatggaaaaaataatgaagaagaaaTAAGGAGAATAACGGATTTGCATAATTTCTTGAAggcatttaataaaatgcaGGCGAAAACGAAGAAGATTGAGAAAATAGAAATGATGACAAAGGtgagaataaaataa
- a CDS encoding fam-a protein yields MKVMSLGLISSIIFSVVLSENRSDSESTTGCFPFFRKKTKKNDKIYKPVEDTGYNPDLQNADFIDEYYSTVMEICKIPKPIVGELFTSEDDDITVDEVTGFSRRKYDPLRIGRYFRPYEEAFEYRNSYIMIPFRDIHHYNEMVACGRALFHPAPPKIPEKQELPEKQELPEKLELPEKQELPEKLELPEKQELPEKQEIPELPKMPEKQKLPVEQKLPVEQKLSAIYGEASNTLYKDTKELDEVASYLGDGKNEGENNENEEIYEKNKHLLCTNPEETMNAIKLMDEAVKHLEYHSTDTNDYESDEINPSTSTDFCEGKHKNHTDVIKINFKMYSFDKYNKLINELWNPDANNFLYKVARVYNPNLVMIQQRYKKNSKDPQKYFYALVKKAQISEDKTIIVMTSGNINDHNPSDIEYKNRIIESANLFTTEVDSEDDIRSGKLKKVFVNLAGYIIEKKSDHIYVTYVESIDEHDSN; encoded by the exons ATGAAAGTAATGTCATTAGGCCTAATTTCCTCAATAATATTTAGTGTAGTTTTATCAGAAAACCGTTCGGATTCAGAGTCCACCACGGGTTGc tttccattttttagaaaaaaaacaaagaaaaacgataaaatatataaaccaGTTGAAGATACGGGTTATAACCCTGATCTCCAAAATGCCGATTTTATAGATGAATATTATTCAACGGTAATGGAAATTTGCAAAATACCCAAACCTATAGTAGGTGAACTCTTTACTTCAGAAGACGATGATATTACCGTTGATGAAGTGACCGGATTTtcaagaagaaaatatgatCCTCTGAGGATAGGACGCTATTTTAGACCATATGAAGAAGCGTTTGAATATAGAAATAGTTATATTATGATACCTTTTAGGGACATTCATCATTACAATGAAATGGTCGCATGTGGTAGAGCTTTATTCCACCCGGCACCACCTAAGATACCTGAAAAACAGGAATTACCTGAAAAACAGGAATTACCTGAAAAACTGGAATTACCTGAAAAACAGGAATTACCTGAAAAACTGGAATTACCTGAAAAACAGGAATTACCTGAAAAACAGGAAATACCAGAATTACCTAAGATGCctgaaaaacaaaaattgcCAGTAGAACAAAAATTGCCAGTAGAACAAAAGTTAAGTGCAATATATGGAGAAGCCTCAAATACGCTATATAAAGATACAAAAGAATTAGATGAAGTTGCATCATATCTCGGAgatggaaaaaatgaaggtgaaaataatgaaaatgaagaaatatatgaaaaaaacaagcaCTTATTGTGTACCAATCCCGAAGAAACTATGAATGCGATCAAACTTATGGACGAAGCTGTAAAGCATTTAGAATATCATTCTACAGATACAAATGATTATGAATCAGATGAAATAAATCCTAGCACTAGTACGGATTTTTGTGAAGGAAAACATAAAAACCATACAgatgttattaaaattaactTTAAAATGTATAGTTTCGATAAG TATAATAAACTAATAAACGAATTATGGAATCCTGATgctaacaattttttatataaag ttgCCCGTGTATACAACCCAAATTTAGTAATGATACAACAACggtacaaaaaaaattctaaaGACCCtcagaaatatttttacgcTTTAGTCAAAAAAGCTCAA aTATCAGAAGATAAAACTATAATTGTCATGACTTCaggaaatataaatgatcaCAACCCTTCCGatatagaatataaaaacagaATAATAGAAAGCGCAAATTTATTCACAACTGAGGTTGATTCTGAAGATGATATTCGAAGtggaaaattaaaaaaagtatttgTAAACTTAGCTGGATacattattgaaaaaaaatccgATCACATTTATGTCACCTATGTCGAATCT ATTGATGAGCATGATTCCAATTAA
- a CDS encoding acyl-CoA synthetase, putative has translation MAQSKCKCEDKKKGAISYAKVHTSSSNKNESDIYKALDKPDPGYKNALDLIMEGGQKKQDMTAVVENAYGKRAETYTYKMLIDKVNAFSSVLDSYDGGIPEKLYEEKENDGKFKILGIYGNNSMNWVVADLASMQSGVTSLVMHSRFSIDEVIDILNESKLEWLCLELKHAQELLEKINDLPHVKKLIILDHIPMNDPKKQKELNQNNNTEKQSLKGSHKTKDSPSTAEEIEYKELLEKDKQNLYDTYMKVKQAATNHNIDIHSMEYAMEKLAQGRTDKKNQNTPQNFISTIIYTSGTSGQPKGVMLSNKNIYNAIIASKNSHLLDYFSVKYHLSYLPMSHIFERIVMYYCLSEAVSINVFSNNIKYFKDDLIGSESSIIVGVPKVFNKLYGDIQTEIAKLPPLKKFIVNTALSIRRSHRHGKLDRLVESITGISKKIRNKINPALKSFFNGGGKLSSDVESELSLLLDVDIYQGYGMTETSGPMFLQDIKDKSIDTVGGPYIKSVEYKVSTWETYDAKSTPPKGELLIKSDLLFRGYFLKDDLTKSLYTKDNYFKTGDVVQINQNGSITFLDRSKGLLKLSQGEYIETESLNNLYSMISYINYCVAYADDTMDGPMAILSVDKNLFSQNLENDGILKKLNITKKEFMDKVLDEEVNKKKEYVDYIKKDMLEAFNKANLSRYNLINDIYITMGLWDTSNYLTPTFKVKRFKLIKDYNFYFEQVKSQYKDKLKAQKAPAKN, from the coding sequence ATGGCACAATCGAAGTGTAAATGTGAAGATAAAAAGAAGGGCGCTATTTCGTATGCTAAAGTGCATACATCATCGtccaataaaaatgaatcagATATTTATAAAGCATTAGATAAACCAGATCCAGGATATAAGAATGCTCTTGATTTAATAATGGAAGGaggacaaaaaaaacaggaTATGACTGCAGTAGTTGAAAATGCATATGGAAAACGCGCTGAAACATATACTTACAAAATGTTGATAGATAAAGTTAATGCATTTTCATCTGTTTTAGATTCATATGATGGAGGTATTcctgaaaaattatatgaagaaaaagaaaatgatggtaaatttaaaatattaggtatatatggaaataatTCAATGAATTGGGTAGTAGCCGATTTGGCTTCTATGCAAAGTGGTGTTACTAGCTTAGTTATGCATTCTCGATTTAGTATTGATGAAGTTattgatattttaaatgaatcTAAATTAGAATGGCTATGCTTAGAGTTAAAACATGCACAAGAAttattggaaaaaataaatgatttaCCACATGTAAAAAAACTTATAATACTTGATCATATCCCAATGAATGATCCTaagaaacaaaaagaattaaatcaaaataataataccgAAAAACAATCCTTAAAAGGTTCCCATAAAACGAAGGATTCGCCATCTACTGCTGAAGAAATAGAATATAAAGAGCTACTTGAAAAagataaacaaaatttatatgacaCATATATGAAAGTTAAACAAGCTGCAACAAACCATAACATAGATATTCATTCGATGGAATATGCTATGGAAAAGTTGGCTCAGGGTCGTACAGACAAAAAGAACCAAAATACACctcaaaattttattagtaCGATTATTTATACTTCTGGAACTTCAGGACAACCAAAAGGTGTTATGCTaagtaacaaaaatatatataatgcaaTTATAGCATCTAAAAATTCCCATTTActtgattatttttcagtaaaatatcatttatcTTATTTACCTATGTcacatatatttgaaaGAATAGTTATGTACTATTGTCTATCTGAAGCGGTTTcaataaatgtatttagtaacaatataaaatattttaaagatGATTTGATAGGATCAGAATCTAGTATAATAGTTGGTGTTCCTAAAGTTTTTAATAAACTTTACGGTGATATACAAACAGAAATAGCTAAGCTTCCaccattaaaaaaatttattgtaAACACAGCGTTAAGCATACGTAGATCGCATAGACATGGTAAACTTGATCGCCTTGTTGAATCGATTACAGGtatttctaaaaaaataagaaataaaataaacccAGCGTTGAAATCGTTTTTTAATGGTGGTGGAAAATTATCATCCGATGTCGAAAGCGAGTTATCACTTCTATTAGATGTTGATATATATCAAGGATATGGTATGACCGAAACATCTGGGCCAATGTTTCTACAAGATATTAAAGATAAAAGTATTGATACTGTTGGTGGGccatatataaaatctGTTGAATATAAAGTATCAACATGGGAAACATATGATGCCAAATCAACCCCCCCAAAAGGagaattattaattaaaagtGATCTATTATTTAGAGGATATTTCTTAAAAGATGATTTAACAAAAAGCTTATATACAAAAGataactattttaaaacagGGGATGTTGTACAAATTAATCAAAATGGATCCATCACATTTTTAGATAGATCTAAAGGTTTACTTAAATTATCTCAAGgtgaatatatagaaaCAGAAAGtttgaataatttatactcaatgatttcatatattaattattgtGTAGCATATGCTGATGATACAATGGATGGACCCATGGCAATTTTATCtgttgataaaaatttgttttcacaaaatttagaaaatgatGGTATACTTaagaaattaaatataactaAAAAAGAGTTTATGGATAAAGTATTGGATGAAgaagttaataaaaaaaaagagtatgttgattatattaaaaaggatATGTTAGAAGCCTTTAATAAAGCAAATTTAAGTAGATATAACTTaattaatgatatatatatcacaaTGGGATTATGGGATACATCCAATTATTTAACACCAACTTTTAAAGTAAAGcgatttaaattaataaaggattacaatttttactTCGAACAAGTGAAATCCCAATATAAAGACAAACTAAAGGCTCAAAAAGCTCCTGCAAAAAATTAG